A window from Solanum stenotomum isolate F172 chromosome 7, ASM1918654v1, whole genome shotgun sequence encodes these proteins:
- the LOC125870809 gene encoding stress-related protein-like, whose product MQVANLMTEVESHVPSLLKQASSKALLIAQKAPELARDLAGEVQHDGLVDTASNVAKTLYTKYEPTVKELYAKYEPVAEKNTVLAWRSLNKLPLFPQVAQILVPTAAYWSEKYNQAVTYASENGYAVAHYFPIIPVEKIVKVFEGGAAAENEQSVSLTDGTVAPAQ is encoded by the coding sequence ATGCAGGTTGCAAACTTGATGACAGAAGTTGAAAGCCATGTGCCTTCTCTACTAAAACAGGCATCATCCAAAGCTCTGTTAATAGCTCAGAAGGCTCCAGAATTAGCTCGAGATCTCGCCGGCGAGGTACAGCACGATGGCTTAGTGGACACAGCGAGCAACGTAGCTAAAACACTCTACACAAAGTACGAACCCACAGTGAAGGAGCTATACGCAAAATACGAGCCAGTGGCCGAGAAAAATACGGTTTTGGCATGGCGATCTCTGAACAAGCTTCCTTTGTTCCCTCAAGTGGCTCAGATTTTGGTGCCGACGGCTGCTTATTGGAGTGAGAAATACAATCAAGCGGTGACATATGCGTCGGAGAACGGCTATGCGGTGGCGCATTATTTCCCGATTATTCCCGTAGAGAAGATCGTGAAGGTGTTTGAAGGCGGCGCCGCCGCGGAGAACGAGCAGTCCGTTTCCTTGACCGACGGCACTGTTGCTCCGGCGCAATGA